Proteins encoded within one genomic window of Sphaerotilus montanus:
- a CDS encoding GGDEF domain-containing phosphodiesterase: MEPGPLLAEDHDATMRQLGLIDARTGLPHRDLLLDRLGQATAGVARGGSAFALMYIGTSPATPAVQGSAMETVMQQFACQLHRLSRRTDSFSRMSASEFAALLPGNPSVAGLMAMGQKIATEFADRVQVHIGVALCPRHAGDADTLLMQARSALEQARLAQVTTALFEPRTAQTPSGFAPITDSAVRSAFQPVQDLRDGGLSRLQISTTGLTPAQDDFAPTELGSTSQTSRKDLMVRLIAATDAALRHAQPWRQQGLVQRLSLPLPGRLLDEPGLASALLALLDRHRWPARHFMVEAQAAAVAQRGGDVIEALTRAGVALALDDGGSGLNLHVALAGLDPVAEFRFDAAALGLLPRPEQRTAVVRSILALARGWNARVVADGVDDLDTLAWLGELGCDGAQGAACGKVMPAEQVLAWCAGHTGSTRAHSPPVRR; encoded by the coding sequence ATGGAACCTGGCCCCCTGCTGGCGGAGGATCACGACGCCACCATGCGGCAGCTCGGCCTGATCGACGCCCGCACGGGATTGCCGCACCGGGACCTGCTGCTCGACCGGCTCGGGCAGGCCACCGCGGGCGTGGCGCGCGGCGGATCGGCCTTCGCGCTGATGTACATCGGCACCAGTCCGGCCACACCGGCCGTGCAGGGCAGCGCGATGGAGACGGTCATGCAGCAGTTCGCCTGCCAGCTGCACCGCCTCAGCCGGCGCACCGACAGCTTCTCGCGCATGAGCGCCTCCGAGTTCGCGGCACTGCTGCCGGGCAATCCGTCGGTGGCCGGGCTGATGGCCATGGGCCAGAAGATCGCGACCGAGTTCGCCGACCGGGTGCAGGTGCACATCGGCGTGGCGCTGTGTCCGCGGCATGCCGGCGACGCCGACACCCTGCTCATGCAGGCCCGGAGCGCGCTGGAGCAGGCGCGTCTGGCCCAGGTCACCACCGCCCTGTTCGAACCCCGCACGGCCCAGACCCCCTCGGGTTTTGCGCCGATCACGGACAGCGCCGTGCGCTCGGCGTTCCAGCCCGTGCAGGACCTGCGCGACGGCGGCCTCTCCCGCCTGCAGATCTCGACCACGGGGCTCACGCCCGCCCAGGACGACTTCGCCCCCACCGAACTCGGCTCGACCAGCCAGACCAGCCGCAAGGACCTGATGGTCCGGCTGATCGCCGCCACCGACGCCGCACTGCGCCACGCACAACCCTGGCGGCAGCAGGGGCTGGTGCAGCGCCTGTCGCTGCCGCTGCCGGGACGCCTGCTGGACGAGCCGGGACTGGCCTCCGCGCTGCTGGCCCTGCTGGACCGCCACCGCTGGCCGGCGCGCCACTTCATGGTCGAAGCACAGGCCGCCGCCGTCGCCCAGCGCGGTGGTGACGTCATCGAGGCGCTCACGCGGGCTGGCGTGGCACTGGCGCTCGATGACGGTGGCTCCGGGCTGAACCTGCACGTCGCGCTGGCCGGGCTCGATCCGGTGGCGGAATTCAGGTTCGATGCCGCCGCGCTGGGCCTGCTGCCCCGCCCGGAACAGCGCACGGCCGTCGTGCGCTCGATCCTCGCGCTGGCACGGGGCTGGAACGCCCGGGTAGTCGCCGACGGCGTCGATGATCTGGACACGCTGGCTTGGCTGGGCGAACTGGGCTGCGACGGCGCACAGGGTGCCGCCTGCGGCAAGGTGATGCCCGCCGAGCAGGTGCTCGCCTGGTGCGCCGGTCACACGGGGAGCACGCGCGCGCACTCCCCGCCGGTCAGGCGCTGA
- a CDS encoding PfkB family carbohydrate kinase: MHRPVLWSVAGNDSGGGAGLSADARAAEGCAVHLCPVVAAVTAQNSLGVQRVVPVAPEVLEAQFAALAEDLRPAVIKTGLIGSVDGVALLARWLDRLDADGGPRVRLVIDPVLGASAGGAAFADAALIDAYRTHLLPRADLVTPNRREAARLLGQPEAQSLADVPAQAAALRALGAEAVCITGGDSPDGADALDWLDTPHARGWLALPRLDVRHTHGTGCTFATTAASAMARGFVTADALVLAKMATTAGLAVGHAAGQGVGPVGFDAGFAADPRWLPRLSCDDSPVSGTSRPALPWPAGLYAIVDAADQATPLLAAAEPALCALQLRIKRASHPALDDRAFAAEVRAQIDRTLAQAAAMPTAARPVIVVNDHHALVLDAIEAGTIDPAEIALHLGQEDVLALGPDGRAQLASAQVRGLRLGVSSHSLWELCRAAALAPAYIACGPVWATTTKDMPWHPQGLHNLRWWAAMSPVPVVGIGGLLELAQVEAVAGSGAACACLVRALASRPGEAEPVAGRLVAAVAAWNAGRAAPRRPAPDWPQPSLDPSDAVSA; encoded by the coding sequence ATGCACCGTCCGGTCCTCTGGAGCGTCGCCGGCAACGACAGCGGCGGCGGCGCCGGCCTGAGCGCCGATGCGCGTGCCGCCGAGGGCTGCGCGGTCCACCTCTGCCCGGTGGTCGCGGCCGTCACGGCGCAGAACTCGCTCGGCGTGCAGCGGGTCGTGCCGGTGGCGCCCGAGGTGCTGGAGGCGCAGTTCGCGGCGCTGGCCGAGGATCTGCGCCCAGCGGTCATCAAGACGGGCCTGATCGGCAGCGTTGACGGCGTGGCCTTGCTGGCGCGCTGGCTGGACCGGCTTGACGCGGACGGCGGACCGCGCGTGCGGCTGGTGATCGACCCGGTGCTCGGCGCGAGCGCGGGCGGCGCAGCCTTCGCGGACGCCGCGCTGATCGACGCTTACCGCACGCACCTGCTGCCACGCGCCGACCTCGTCACGCCGAACCGGCGCGAGGCGGCGCGGCTGCTCGGTCAGCCGGAAGCCCAGTCGCTCGCCGACGTGCCCGCACAAGCCGCCGCATTGCGCGCGCTGGGTGCGGAGGCGGTCTGCATCACCGGCGGCGACAGCCCGGATGGCGCCGATGCGCTCGACTGGCTCGACACGCCGCACGCCCGCGGCTGGCTGGCGCTGCCGCGGCTCGACGTGCGGCACACGCATGGCACGGGCTGCACCTTCGCCACCACCGCGGCGTCGGCGATGGCGCGCGGCTTTGTCACGGCCGACGCGCTGGTGCTGGCCAAGATGGCGACGACGGCGGGGCTGGCAGTCGGCCACGCGGCGGGGCAGGGGGTCGGGCCGGTCGGGTTCGACGCTGGCTTTGCAGCGGATCCGCGCTGGTTGCCGCGCCTGAGCTGCGACGACTCGCCGGTGTCCGGCACCAGCAGGCCGGCGTTGCCGTGGCCCGCCGGCCTGTACGCGATCGTGGACGCCGCGGACCAGGCCACACCGCTGCTGGCGGCGGCCGAACCGGCGCTGTGCGCGCTGCAGCTGCGCATCAAGCGGGCGTCGCACCCGGCGCTGGACGACCGGGCGTTTGCTGCCGAAGTCCGTGCCCAGATCGACCGCACGCTGGCGCAGGCCGCGGCCATGCCCACGGCGGCGCGTCCCGTGATCGTCGTCAATGACCACCACGCGCTGGTGCTCGACGCGATCGAGGCCGGCACCATCGACCCGGCCGAGATCGCGCTGCACCTCGGGCAGGAAGACGTGCTCGCGCTCGGCCCGGACGGGCGGGCACAGCTGGCGTCGGCGCAGGTCCGCGGGCTGCGGCTGGGGGTGAGTTCGCACAGCCTCTGGGAGCTGTGCCGGGCGGCGGCGCTGGCGCCGGCGTACATCGCCTGCGGCCCGGTCTGGGCGACGACGACCAAGGACATGCCCTGGCATCCGCAGGGGCTGCACAACCTGCGCTGGTGGGCGGCGATGTCGCCGGTGCCGGTGGTGGGCATCGGCGGGCTGCTGGAGCTGGCGCAGGTCGAGGCCGTGGCGGGCAGCGGGGCGGCGTGTGCCTGTCTGGTGCGGGCACTGGCTTCGCGTCCCGGGGAGGCCGAGCCGGTCGCCGGCCGTCTGGTGGCCGCCGTGGCCGCCTGGAACGCCGGTCGCGCCGCGCCGCGCAGGCCGGCGCCGGACTGGCCGCAGCCGAGTCTGGATCCGTCGGACGCCGTCAGCGCCTGA
- a CDS encoding thiazole synthase has protein sequence MHPELAPSPWTAYGVTLHSRLLLGTAGYPSPQALHEAIVASGTEVVTVGLRRIHAGASGAGDNGHIAAIQSALRARGARLLPNTAGCRTAREAIELSHLARELYDTPWIKLEVVGDEQTLQPDPWELVTAAEQLIRDGFAVFPYCTDDLVTCQRLLDVGCEVLMPWGAPIGSGQGLINPWALRTLRERWPDVPMVVDAGIGSPAHAVQAMELGYDAVLLNSAVSQAREPVRMAAAFGQAVQAGRLGFEAGVMAPQSMAVATTPVGGRPFLL, from the coding sequence ATGCATCCCGAGCTTGCCCCGTCCCCGTGGACCGCCTACGGCGTCACGCTCCACAGCCGCCTGCTGCTCGGCACGGCAGGCTACCCGTCGCCCCAGGCGCTGCACGAGGCCATCGTCGCCTCGGGCACCGAGGTGGTGACGGTTGGTCTGCGCCGCATCCATGCGGGTGCCTCGGGCGCGGGCGACAACGGCCACATCGCCGCGATCCAGTCCGCCCTGCGCGCACGCGGCGCGCGGCTGCTGCCGAACACCGCCGGTTGCCGCACCGCGCGCGAGGCCATCGAGCTGTCGCACCTGGCGCGCGAGCTGTACGACACGCCGTGGATCAAGCTCGAAGTTGTCGGTGACGAGCAGACGCTGCAGCCCGACCCGTGGGAGCTGGTCACCGCCGCCGAGCAGCTCATCCGCGACGGCTTTGCGGTTTTCCCGTACTGCACCGACGACCTCGTCACCTGCCAGCGCCTGCTCGACGTGGGCTGCGAGGTGCTGATGCCGTGGGGCGCGCCGATCGGGTCCGGTCAAGGGCTGATCAATCCGTGGGCGCTGCGCACGCTGCGGGAGCGCTGGCCGGACGTGCCGATGGTGGTGGACGCCGGCATCGGCTCACCCGCGCACGCGGTGCAGGCGATGGAGCTGGGCTATGACGCGGTGCTGCTGAACTCGGCGGTGTCGCAGGCGCGCGAGCCGGTGCGGATGGCGGCGGCCTTCGGGCAGGCGGTACAGGCGGGGCGGCTCGGCTTCGAGGCGGGCGTGATGGCGCCGCAGTCGATGGCGGTGGCGACGACGCCGGTCGGCGGTCGGCCGTTCCTGCTGTGA
- the thiS gene encoding sulfur carrier protein ThiS: MSLHVLLNGEMTELPTGTTLAALIAQRDLTPEAVGSAVNGRHVPRAARAERVLDDGDTVTLFQPIVGG; the protein is encoded by the coding sequence ATGAGCCTCCACGTGCTTCTCAATGGCGAGATGACCGAACTGCCCACGGGCACGACGCTGGCCGCCCTCATCGCGCAGCGCGACCTGACGCCCGAAGCGGTCGGCTCTGCCGTCAACGGCCGCCACGTGCCGCGTGCCGCCCGCGCCGAGCGCGTGCTCGACGACGGCGACACCGTCACGCTGTTCCAACCCATCGTCGGAGGCTGA
- a CDS encoding FAD-dependent oxidoreductase codes for MTSVTGSAHIGIAGAGVLGRLLAWQLSHAGHRVEVFDPAPGPEPRSDGLGPAGFTAAGMLSPLAELDAAGPEVATLGLRSVTLWAEVAQRLAVLDGQGDAARYFRQHGSLLLAHGPDLGSAQRVLSRLSTAPAGMAVPTRLTRPGLAELEPALLPGLHAWFLDGEAQVMPQAVLPALCAFARDVQWHWGRTATQTAPGQITLDNGTSAGFDLVFDVRGLGGRSAEQPLRGVRGEVIWLHAPGVPLTRPLRLLHARHRVYIVPRPDDRIVIGASEIESEDRSPVSLRSAVELMAAAHSVLPALAEARIHHMETNLRPALPDNAPKLTVEPGRVAINGLFRHGWLLAPALIEQALQQVALPLMSQELT; via the coding sequence ATGACCTCCGTGACAGGGTCTGCCCACATCGGCATCGCTGGCGCGGGTGTGCTGGGGCGGTTGCTCGCGTGGCAGCTCTCGCACGCCGGGCACCGGGTCGAGGTCTTCGATCCGGCGCCGGGACCGGAGCCGCGCAGCGACGGGCTGGGTCCGGCCGGCTTCACGGCCGCCGGGATGCTCAGCCCGCTGGCCGAGCTGGACGCGGCGGGGCCGGAGGTGGCGACGCTTGGCCTGCGCTCGGTCACGCTGTGGGCCGAGGTGGCGCAGCGGCTGGCGGTGCTCGACGGGCAGGGCGACGCGGCGCGCTATTTCCGCCAGCACGGCAGCCTGCTGCTCGCGCACGGGCCGGATCTCGGCTCGGCGCAGCGGGTGCTGTCGCGGCTGTCCACCGCGCCGGCCGGCATGGCCGTGCCGACGCGTCTGACACGACCCGGCCTGGCCGAGCTGGAGCCGGCGCTGCTGCCCGGCCTGCACGCGTGGTTCCTCGACGGCGAGGCGCAGGTGATGCCGCAAGCGGTGTTGCCCGCGCTGTGTGCGTTCGCCCGCGACGTGCAGTGGCACTGGGGCCGCACTGCGACGCAGACGGCCCCCGGCCAGATCACGCTGGATAACGGCACCTCGGCCGGGTTCGATCTCGTGTTCGATGTGCGCGGCCTGGGCGGGCGCTCTGCGGAGCAACCGCTGCGGGGCGTGCGCGGCGAGGTGATCTGGCTGCACGCACCCGGCGTGCCGTTGACCCGCCCGCTGCGGCTGCTGCACGCCCGCCACCGCGTCTACATCGTCCCGCGCCCGGACGACCGCATCGTCATCGGCGCCAGCGAGATCGAGAGCGAGGACCGCTCGCCGGTGAGCCTGCGCTCGGCGGTCGAACTGATGGCGGCGGCGCACAGCGTGCTGCCCGCGCTGGCCGAGGCGCGCATCCATCACATGGAAACCAATCTGCGCCCCGCGCTGCCGGACAACGCGCCGAAGCTGACCGTCGAGCCGGGGCGGGTGGCGATCAATGGCCTGTTCCGCCACGGCTGGCTGCTCGCACCGGCCCTGATCGAGCAGGCGCTGCAGCAGGTGGCGCTGCCCTTGATGTCCCAGGAGCTGACATGA
- the thiC gene encoding phosphomethylpyrimidine synthase ThiC: MNAPDKLQALLSLTREPFPASTKVYVDGALPGVKVPMREIALTNGERVTVYDTSGPYTDPTAEIDVRKGLAPVRAGWIEARGDTETYVGRQRAALDDGVKNEDLHGDRINALRAEAAGLQRTPRRAKAGQNVSQMHYARQGIVTPEMEYIAIRENGKREWMREYLGDAEREARLKGNAMGARIPEIITPEFVRDEVARGRAVIPANINHPEVEPMIIGRNFLVKINANIGNSAVTSSIEEEVEKLVWSMRWGGDTVMDLSTGRNIHTTRDWIIRNSPVPIGTVPIYQALEKVGGVAEDLTWNIFRDTLIEQAEQGVDYFTIHAGVRLPFIHLTTKRRTGIVSRGGSILAKWMITHHKENFLYTHFDEICEIMKAYDVTFSLGDGLRPGSSADANDEAQFAELRTLGELTKTAWKHDVQTMIEGPGHVPMHLIQANMDEQIKHCDEAPFYTLGPLTIDIAPGYDHIASAIGAAMIGWMGTAMLCYVTPKEHLGLPDRDDVKQGIIAYKIAAHAANNAKGHPGSRARDDAMSKARFEFRWRDQFALGLDPETAESYHDETLPKDSSKEAHFCSMCGPKFCSMKITQDVRDYADKLGVDEQAALAQGMAEKSAEFKAVGGELYIPIHKA, from the coding sequence ATGAACGCCCCCGACAAGCTCCAAGCACTGCTCTCGCTGACCCGCGAGCCCTTTCCCGCGTCCACCAAGGTCTACGTCGACGGCGCACTGCCCGGCGTCAAGGTGCCGATGCGCGAGATCGCGCTGACCAATGGCGAGCGCGTCACGGTCTACGACACCTCCGGCCCCTACACCGACCCGACCGCCGAGATCGACGTGCGCAAGGGCCTGGCTCCGGTGCGCGCCGGCTGGATCGAAGCGCGTGGCGACACGGAAACCTACGTCGGCCGCCAGCGTGCAGCCCTGGATGACGGCGTCAAGAACGAAGACCTGCACGGCGACCGCATCAACGCCCTGCGCGCCGAAGCCGCCGGTCTGCAGCGCACGCCGCGCCGCGCCAAGGCTGGGCAGAACGTCTCGCAGATGCACTACGCCCGCCAAGGCATCGTCACGCCGGAGATGGAATACATCGCCATCCGCGAGAACGGCAAGCGCGAGTGGATGCGCGAATACCTGGGTGACGCCGAGCGCGAGGCCCGCTTGAAGGGCAACGCGATGGGCGCCCGCATCCCCGAGATCATCACGCCGGAGTTCGTGCGCGACGAGGTGGCCCGTGGCCGCGCCGTGATCCCCGCCAACATCAACCACCCCGAAGTCGAGCCGATGATCATCGGCCGCAACTTCCTCGTGAAGATCAACGCCAACATCGGCAACTCGGCGGTGACCTCCTCGATCGAGGAAGAGGTCGAGAAGCTGGTCTGGTCGATGCGCTGGGGCGGCGACACCGTGATGGACCTGTCCACCGGCCGCAACATCCACACGACGCGCGACTGGATCATCCGCAACTCGCCCGTGCCGATCGGGACCGTGCCGATCTACCAGGCGCTGGAGAAGGTCGGCGGCGTGGCGGAAGACCTCACCTGGAACATCTTCCGCGACACGCTGATCGAGCAGGCGGAGCAGGGGGTGGACTACTTCACCATCCACGCGGGTGTGCGCCTGCCGTTCATCCACCTGACGACCAAGCGCCGCACCGGTATCGTCTCGCGGGGCGGCTCGATCCTCGCCAAGTGGATGATCACGCACCACAAGGAAAACTTCCTGTACACGCACTTCGACGAGATCTGCGAAATCATGAAGGCCTACGACGTGACCTTCTCGCTGGGCGACGGCCTGCGTCCGGGTTCGTCGGCCGACGCCAATGACGAAGCGCAGTTCGCCGAACTGCGCACGCTGGGCGAGCTGACCAAGACCGCGTGGAAGCACGACGTGCAGACCATGATCGAAGGCCCGGGCCACGTGCCGATGCACCTGATCCAGGCCAACATGGACGAGCAGATCAAGCACTGCGACGAGGCGCCGTTCTACACCCTCGGCCCGCTGACCATCGACATCGCGCCCGGCTACGACCACATCGCCTCGGCGATCGGCGCGGCCATGATCGGCTGGATGGGCACCGCGATGCTGTGCTACGTGACGCCGAAGGAGCACCTGGGCCTGCCGGACCGCGACGACGTGAAGCAGGGGATCATTGCCTACAAGATCGCCGCCCACGCCGCCAACAACGCCAAGGGCCACCCCGGCTCGCGGGCCCGCGACGACGCGATGAGCAAGGCGCGCTTCGAGTTCCGCTGGCGCGACCAGTTCGCCCTCGGCCTCGACCCGGAAACCGCCGAGTCCTACCACGACGAGACGCTGCCGAAGGACTCGTCGAAGGAGGCGCACTTCTGCTCGATGTGCGGGCCGAAGTTCTGCTCGATGAAGATCACGCAGGACGTGCGCGACTACGCCGACAAGCTCGGCGTGGACGAGCAGGCGGCGCTGGCGCAGGGCATGGCGGAGAAGTCGGCCGAGTTCAAGGCGGTGGGCGGCGAGCTGTACATCCCGATCCACAAGGCATGA
- a CDS encoding chemotaxis protein CheB, which produces MPLPLTSPSGPAAPGHVRIVGLGASAGGLEVLGQFLSHVPAASGLAYVIVQHLDPTHKAMLAELLQRGCNLPVRVAAEGMAVEPDVVYVIPPNAELTVASDRLHLGTPAQPRGLRLPIDVLFSSLARDQGERAIGVVLSGMGSDGTLGLQAIRSRGGLTLTQPPESAPFDSMPRAAIAAGAVDIVALPAELPARILRITASQLPAPPPAAALSADDAHHDPHPLTTILAMLRERSKHDLSLYKPSTLKRRIDRRVAVHGLESVAEYEQFLQRNPQELDLLFKEMLIGVTSFFRDPPVWQALQDTVLPALLARTAPGAQLRAWVVGCSTGEEAYSLAIAFREAMDTLPDPKAFTLQIFATDLSKDAIAFARKGHYPARIANDIAPERLARFFGAEGDGYTVDKSLRAVVLFAQHDVILDPPFTRLDLLSCRNVLIYFNAALQRRLVPLFHYSLRAQGVLLLGGSETVGRSLALFTPLDPGARLYQRSGQPLQLDTLYFPVHRHFPSRSLAQEPHVSPSSPPNPANLQAMAEQMLLQQFSPPAVLVNDSGDIVYISGRTGQYLEPAAGKANWNIHVMARPGLRTQIAAALRQTLQDKRPVELHGLRLEHDPRRTVDVTVQWIDEPKPLTGMVMIVFRDAAELPASGVRRRRAARTVDPSASDELVRLQEEIRVLRQEMRSSEEELQAANEELQSTNEELQSANEELTTSKEEAQSMNEELQTINNELNSKLDDLALAQSDMQNLLNSTDIATLFLDNALNVRRYTEQVTRIIHLREGDIGRPLSDLASTLVYPELNADARETLRTLAVSEKQIATTDGHWFSVRIMPYRTVANVIQGVVITLVDITVAKELESRLRSA; this is translated from the coding sequence ATGCCATTGCCCCTGACCAGCCCCTCCGGCCCCGCCGCGCCGGGCCATGTCCGCATCGTCGGTCTGGGGGCCTCCGCGGGTGGGCTGGAGGTGCTGGGGCAGTTCCTGAGCCACGTGCCGGCAGCCAGCGGGCTGGCCTATGTCATCGTGCAGCACCTGGACCCGACCCACAAGGCGATGCTGGCCGAGTTGCTGCAGCGGGGCTGCAACCTGCCGGTGCGGGTGGCCGCCGAGGGGATGGCGGTGGAGCCGGACGTGGTCTACGTGATCCCGCCGAACGCGGAACTCACCGTCGCCAGCGACCGGCTGCACCTGGGCACCCCCGCCCAGCCGCGCGGCCTGCGTCTGCCGATCGACGTGCTGTTCAGCTCGCTGGCCCGCGACCAGGGCGAGCGGGCGATCGGCGTGGTGCTCTCGGGCATGGGCTCGGACGGCACCCTCGGCCTGCAGGCGATCCGTTCCCGCGGCGGCCTGACGCTGACCCAGCCGCCCGAGTCGGCGCCGTTCGATTCCATGCCCCGTGCCGCCATCGCCGCCGGCGCAGTCGACATCGTGGCGCTGCCGGCCGAGCTGCCCGCACGCATCCTGCGCATCACGGCCAGCCAGCTCCCCGCGCCACCGCCCGCCGCCGCCCTCTCCGCGGACGACGCGCACCACGACCCCCATCCGCTGACCACCATCCTCGCGATGCTGCGCGAACGCAGCAAGCACGACCTGTCCCTCTACAAGCCCAGCACCCTGAAGCGCCGCATCGATCGGCGCGTGGCGGTGCACGGGCTGGAATCGGTGGCGGAGTACGAACAGTTCCTGCAACGCAATCCGCAGGAACTGGATCTGCTGTTCAAGGAGATGCTGATCGGCGTCACCAGCTTCTTCCGTGATCCGCCCGTCTGGCAGGCGCTGCAGGACACCGTGCTACCCGCCTTGCTCGCCCGCACCGCACCCGGCGCGCAGCTGCGCGCCTGGGTGGTCGGCTGCTCGACCGGAGAAGAGGCGTATTCGCTGGCCATCGCCTTCCGCGAGGCCATGGACACGCTGCCCGACCCCAAGGCGTTCACGCTGCAGATCTTCGCCACCGACCTCAGCAAGGACGCCATCGCGTTCGCCCGCAAGGGGCACTACCCCGCGCGGATCGCCAACGACATCGCGCCCGAGCGGCTGGCCCGCTTCTTCGGCGCGGAGGGCGATGGCTACACCGTCGACAAGTCGCTGCGCGCGGTCGTGCTGTTCGCGCAGCACGACGTGATCCTGGACCCGCCCTTCACGCGGCTCGACCTGCTGTCCTGCCGCAACGTGCTGATCTACTTCAACGCAGCACTGCAGCGGCGGCTGGTGCCGCTGTTTCATTACAGCCTGCGCGCGCAGGGGGTGCTGCTGCTGGGCGGCTCGGAAACCGTCGGCCGCTCGCTGGCACTGTTCACCCCGCTCGACCCCGGTGCGCGCCTCTACCAGCGCAGCGGCCAGCCCCTCCAGCTGGACACGCTGTACTTCCCGGTGCACCGCCACTTCCCGTCGCGCAGCCTTGCGCAGGAGCCGCATGTGTCCCCTTCCTCACCGCCCAACCCCGCCAACCTGCAGGCCATGGCCGAACAGATGCTGCTGCAGCAGTTCTCGCCCCCGGCGGTGCTGGTCAACGACAGCGGCGACATCGTCTACATCAGCGGGCGCACCGGCCAGTACCTCGAACCCGCCGCCGGCAAGGCGAACTGGAACATCCACGTCATGGCCCGCCCCGGCCTGCGCACGCAGATCGCCGCTGCGCTGCGCCAGACGCTGCAGGACAAGCGGCCCGTCGAACTGCACGGACTGCGGCTGGAACACGACCCGCGCCGCACGGTGGATGTGACGGTGCAGTGGATCGACGAGCCGAAGCCGCTGACGGGCATGGTGATGATCGTGTTCCGCGATGCGGCAGAGCTGCCAGCCAGCGGCGTGCGGCGGCGGCGGGCGGCACGGACCGTCGATCCGTCCGCCAGCGACGAACTCGTGCGGCTGCAGGAAGAGATCCGTGTGCTGCGCCAGGAGATGCGTTCCTCGGAGGAGGAGCTGCAGGCCGCCAACGAGGAGCTGCAGTCCACCAACGAGGAACTGCAGTCGGCCAACGAGGAACTGACCACCTCCAAGGAAGAGGCGCAGTCGATGAACGAGGAGCTGCAGACCATCAACAACGAGCTGAACTCCAAGCTCGACGACCTCGCGCTGGCACAGAGCGACATGCAGAACCTGCTCAACAGCACCGACATCGCCACGCTCTTCCTCGACAACGCGCTGAACGTGCGCCGCTACACCGAGCAGGTCACGCGCATCATCCACCTCCGCGAAGGCGACATCGGCCGCCCGCTCAGCGATCTGGCCAGCACCCTCGTCTACCCGGAACTGAACGCCGATGCGCGGGAAACGCTGCGCACGCTGGCGGTGTCCGAGAAGCAGATCGCCACGACGGACGGTCACTGGTTCAGCGTGCGGATCATGCCGTACCGGACCGTGGCCAACGTGATCCAGGGCGTGGTGATCACCCTCGTCGACATCACGGTCGCGAAAGAACTCGAATCCCGGCTGCGCTCGGCGTAG
- a CDS encoding PAS domain-containing protein — MPHPTIESDRQQTLRTQAESRLTGHSAPTGRQATASAALGVLHQLASSPATAADALALLHELQVHQVEVELQNEELHRNRTELEADLLRLTQCHDHAPVGCFTIDRGLVLCEVNRTGARLLGVEREALPGHSLEAFLAPQGAETLRALLAQVDAGQGVDARAASPLELVARDGQRHRVEASAAADPAGGRYLLALSSSRDHSLRTTP, encoded by the coding sequence ATGCCCCACCCCACCATCGAATCCGACCGGCAGCAGACCTTGCGCACGCAGGCCGAGTCCCGCCTGACCGGACACTCCGCCCCGACGGGCCGGCAGGCCACCGCCTCGGCGGCGCTCGGCGTGCTGCACCAGCTCGCGTCGTCGCCGGCGACGGCCGCAGACGCACTGGCCCTGCTGCACGAGCTGCAGGTGCACCAGGTGGAGGTCGAGCTGCAGAACGAGGAACTGCACCGCAACCGCACCGAGCTGGAAGCCGACCTGCTGCGCCTGACCCAGTGCCACGACCACGCGCCGGTGGGCTGCTTCACCATCGACCGCGGTCTGGTGCTGTGCGAGGTCAACCGCACCGGCGCACGCCTGCTCGGTGTCGAGCGCGAGGCCTTGCCCGGCCACTCGCTGGAGGCGTTCCTTGCCCCACAGGGCGCCGAGACCTTGCGGGCCCTGCTGGCGCAGGTCGATGCCGGTCAGGGCGTCGATGCCCGCGCGGCCAGCCCGCTGGAGCTGGTCGCACGCGACGGCCAACGCCACCGCGTCGAGGCCTCGGCCGCTGCAGATCCGGCCGGGGGGCGCTACCTGCTGGCCTTGTCCAGCAGCCGCGACCACTCCCTGCGCACCACGCCGTAA